A genomic segment from Triticum dicoccoides isolate Atlit2015 ecotype Zavitan chromosome 1A, WEW_v2.0, whole genome shotgun sequence encodes:
- the LOC119314283 gene encoding EID1-like F-box protein 3: MSEGTREMRRLRVGSAGGGGGSKANASGGIGIGIADEWSSGGRGIGARIRGVNVGILDEQVLALVFRALNWDPQALCSVARVSRRLRAVAERVLWRELCVSRAPRMVSTLTTGSSAASGRVGGGWPALAKLLLFCCGAAGAGVRGHFAPVSRFSKTSGRSFLSRRCGGDLLYVSDPCEHAAAGAAADEDVGAYRGVFRGFMRSRTRACLVGGRAPLEPRVRCPYCGARVWSVTAAGLAPRSACRRLGAHEGRLEYFVCVSGHLHGSCWLARLSSSDGDGDGGRGGEDTDSDDDGFTATADSDDGHMEL, translated from the coding sequence ATGAGCGAGGGAACGCGGGAGATGAGGCGGCTGCGCGTTGGCAgcgccggcggcgggggcggcagcaAGGCGAACGCGAGCGGCGGCATCGGCATCGGCATCGCCGACGAGTGGAGCAGCGGGGGGCGCGGCATTGGGGCGCGGATCCGCGGGGTGAACGTGGGGATCCTGGACGAGCAGGTGCTGGCGCTGGTGTTCCGGGCGCTCAACTGGGACCCGCAGGCGCTGTGCTCCGTGGCGCGGGTCAGCCGCCGCCTGCGCGCCGTCGCGGAGCGCGTGCTGTGGCGGGAGCTCTGCGTCTCGCGCGCGCCGCGGATGGTGTCCACGCTCACCACGGGCTCCTCGGCCGCGTCGGGCCGCGTGGGCGGCGGGTGGCCGGCGCTGGCGAAGCTGCTGCTCTTCTGCTGCGGCGCGGCGGGGGCCGGCGTGCGGGGCCACTTCGCGCCCGTGTCGCGCTTCTCCAAGACGTCCGGCCGGAGCTTCCTGTCGCGCCGCTGCGGCGGGGACCTGCTGTACGTGTCGGACCCGTGCGAGCACGCGGCGGCCGGCGCCGCGGCCGACGAGGACGTGGGCGCCTACCGCGGCGTGTTCCGCGGCTTCATGCGCTCCCGCACGCGCGCCTGCCTGGTGGGCGGGCGCGCCCCGCTGGAGCCCCGCGTGCGCTGCCCCTACTGCGGCGCGCGCGTCTGGAGCGTCACAGCGGCCGGCCTCGCGCCCCGCAGCGCGTGCCGCCGGCTCGGCGCGCACGAGGGCCGCCTCGAGTACTTTGTCTGCGTCAGCGGCCACCTCCACGGCAGCTGCTGGCTCGCGCGCCTCTCCTccagcgacggcgacggcgacggcggccgcGGTGGCGAGGACACCGACTCTGACGACGACGGGTTCACTGCCACGGCCGACAGCGACGACGGGCACATGGAGCTGTGA
- the LOC119284931 gene encoding phosphatidylinositol-glycan biosynthesis class X protein-like, which yields MFLGLLNPHVPHGKLLAVVLVAAWTSIAAAGSSPSEQAWSSQKSFNCMPCSMTYVSDAYPGTLTPPLAQHIDLADVPDSSDLCKGLTNDPDVPVLLESHRQLVGEGSHRRLVYSMKFGNSEDTLVKFLDGYDANLVIIESLPSGVFVDPFELHHFVERKVFLDVAVFGDTNLELPSALSNRSAVEIHFDLKPSTSMNCNLVMELPLHARYPPLDASGYARVELVSPDLLLRYRRKETHPDSCLWILQNLDAAPVEKAT from the exons ATGTTTCTAGGTCTGTTGAATCCGCATGTCCCACATGGAAAATTGCTAGCTGTGGTGCTTGTGGCCGCTTGGACCTCCATTGCTGCTGCTGGTTCGTCGCCTAGTGAGCAG GCATGGAGCAGCCAGAAATCTTTCAATTGCATGCCCTGCTCTATGACATACGTTTCTGATGCATATCCGGGCACCTTGACGCCACCGCTTGCTCAACATATTGACTTAGCTGACGTACCTGATTCTTCTGACTTGTGCAAAGGACTCACTAATGACCCTGATGTGCCTGTGCTTTTGGAATCGCACCGGCAACTTGTTGGTGAAGGTTCCCACCGCCGTCTTGTCTATTCCATGAAATTTGGTAACAGCGAAGATACTTTGGTAAAATTCCTTGATGGCTATGATGCGAATCTTGTGATAATTGAGAGCCTCCCTAGTGGGGTCTTTGTTGACCCATTCGAGCTACATCATTTTGTTGAACGAAAAG TTtttcttgatgttgctgtttttggAGACACAAACCTGGAACTCCCCTCAGCTCTGTCCAACCGGTCAGCTGTTGAGATTCATTTTGATCTCAAGCCAAGCACATCAATGAACTGTAACCTTGTGATGGAGCTTCCTCTCCATGCTAGATACCCA CCTCTCGACGCCAGTGGTTACGCAAGGGTTGAGTTGGTCAGCCCTGACCTGCTCCTGCGTTACAGAAGAAAGGAAACCCATCCTGATTCCTGCCTGTGGATCCTCCAGAATCTCGACGCCGCGCCTGTGGAGAAAGCCACGTAG